aggagcctgaaagctgaaggctctgcctcccattctactcttacaaaccctaggaactacaagtaagcccgcagtctgagagcgaagcgctctaatggggtaatatggtactacgaggtccctaagataagatgggacctgattattcaaaaccttataagtaagaagaagaattttaaattctattctagaattaacaggaagccaatgaagagaggccaatatgggtgagatatgctctctcctgctagtccccgtcagtactctagctgcagcattctgaaccaactgaaggctttttagggaacttttaggacaacctgataatgtaaTGAGTATCATCCCTTATTGTAAATGATTGGATATCATTATACCGCATCTTAAAGACAATTTATTTGTAACCCTGCCCAGTATTTTTTGTACACAGCTGTAAATGAATCACAATGAGATCAAACTGATTTGTGTGCTTTCATAATGCATCAACCTGCTTCtcaactgcccccccccccccaaaaaaaaaccctttgcacAATGGAATTAATCATTTTTGTGATTGAATGGTCACAGCACCAAACCGTAAGAGTGATTCTTCTTCTTACACTGACATGAGATCATTTGGAACTCTGATGGTATTTTATTTCACTCACACTCTCAGCTCTCTCTAAGTAAATGACACCCCTCTGTTCCAACAATGATGTCATATCCCATATTCCCAAACAACCTCATGCATCTTCCCTCTGACTCACTGCAAATGGTGAATAAGTAAAAGCAGAGTTAAGTGCTGAGGTCAATTTTTGACAATTATAAGCATGCATGAGCTCAGACCCAATAAGTCACCAGAGACTTGCATATTAAGACGACACAACCAAGACACATTGCAACTggaaatgccaaaatgtctgggttcttttttaaaatttcatatTGCCGACTGGCAGAGAAAACGAAAAATAGGATTTACGCATCAAACTCTGAGGTCAGCATGTGATTAAAGGCCACGCGGAGGTGATGGTGCATCCACACGGCTGAACCTTGACCCCCCACTACTGCTCAAATATTGGAGTGATGGCGTGACCCTGAAGAAGACGTGTTGGTTTAGAGCTCGCGGTTCTTAATTTGTGTCGCTCACACTTCACACTTCACAAATCAAACACTTGTTTTGCATGTAATGAAATgaggaggaacagaaggatcagaaGTGAAGGAGAAGAGAGACTGATGGATGAAGCTGTGggagctttttttaaaaaaaaaaaaacatactggcgTGAATACAAATGTGTAACTCCCCCTCTGCCCCCGCCGTGAACCACGCCCTGCAGATGCATCGCGCACACCCAGCTGCGACTGCGCCCGCCTGATCTACGACTTCCTATTGGCTCGTTCCCCTGGAGGGTTCAGGTGCGCTGCCAATCACGGTGACATATAGCCTTTCACGGCACCAACCAGTAGAGAGCGGGGATGAGTTAGCACTCTGGTTGTCAAGGTAACCTTTGATGGTTGGGAGGGGTATGGATGTGAATGCTGAGGGGAGTTGGGCAGGCGGCTCGTTCCCTAGCAGCCACAGAAGGAGCTGCACAATCCTACTGTATCTACAGAATACAGAGCGCCTCATTATTTTCAGAGAAAGAACTCCATTGGAATTTTTACATTTTTCTACTTGCAGGTTTCTAAAATAACATTCGTGGGGAATGTAGTGATGGGGGGGACTTTCGTTTCGGTCTGTGGCTGAGTTCTAAACCTTTTTCTAAGAGGATAGCATCCGTGTCGGCTCTGAATCAAGTAGCTGTAATAAATGTCTGAGATCATAATTTATCTCATTTGTTAAGTGGAGCTCGTTTGCAGACACACGTTGTTGGTCCTCACACACGGGCACTTAATGTTCTTTCTGCTGGACATgaaaggggtcatattagtctcctTTTCAGCAAGAAAGTATAAATCAGCAGGGGATGTCTGatgctaaaaacaaaacaaacacaaaaacccaaacaaacaaccCCGCCCCTCGCCAGACACAGTGATGCATCCAGCACATGAAACATTGGCTTCCAAATGAAAGACACAACCATAGACTGGCTatgtactggacaaagcctgcgtgatgtccataggttttctatgaagcccatatctgggcgTCGCTATGTTGGCAGCGCTGATTCTGGCGACATCACAATGAAGCTGTAAATGGATAAAGAGTGTGGGTGactcagtgtgtgacaaaagaagcctgaacatgaCCTTCTCTTTGAGTtcaaaccagctaagctaacaagctaacctcACTTCAggtatttaataaataatttttggGGACTGGGCGGTGGTTGTTGCCACAGGTTGGTTTGGTTTGGGCATTAAACATTTTGAACTCCTTATCTTATCAGTAACTGTGCATTAAAGGGATCTAACATATCACATTACCATtaaaattttaatgaaaagaaaacagaggtggCAGTTTTTGGACCTAGTCGTCTATGTGAGCCCTCCTCTGTCGATTTGGGACCCTTGGAAGCATATTTTAAACCTGTTATTCTTAATCTTAGTTTTTAAGGTGGATGGTGATCTTAAAATGGACAGTCAAATTGCAGCATTGGTGAAATCATTTGAGATGTTTGGCGACAGTGAAACCTTTTCTTTCCAGGCAACATTTTGAGATGGTTATTAATGCTTTTGTATGATCTCGTCTGGATTACTGCAGTTCGCTCTGTGTGGATGTAAATCAGTCACTTCTCTCCCATCTGCAGTTGGTCCAGAGTGCTGCGGCGTGGCTTTTAACAGGGGCTTGGACGAGGGAGCATACAACTCCTGTCCTGGCTGCACTTCACTGGTTGCCGGTTCATTTTAGGGTTCCTTTTAAAactcttatgtttgtttttaagtcccTCCATGGTTTAGTTCCATCgtacctctctgggcttcttcagTCTTACGTAACTAGTCGGTTTCAGGTCggctgaccagctgctcctgtAAGCGCCAAGGTCGAAAAGAAAGCTCAGAAGGGACAGGACTTTTTCTGTtgttgctcccaaactgtggaacagcttGCCTCTGAGTGTTAGGGAGGCACTGTCATTGgttatttttaaagtttgtttaaaacTGGATCTTtcttccttggcttttaacaccaaCGAGGCTAAGTTTGATCatttttaattgcattttagtGGTTCTTTTTTATTTGAATGTGTTTTAATTTGTATTATGTTTGTAGTGTATAGCAGCTTGTGTCAGCACGggctgttttaaggtgctttataaataaagttggtatgaTATGGTATGGTAAAAGCGCTAACACCATCAACGTGCAAATAAATATGATGTGAATTTCAATCAGCACGAATACTGTAGCAGGGATGTCTTAGATATTCCATTAGGACAGCAGCTagcagacacagacacagtgagAGTGTCTGGAATCGGCTCATCAgcagtcactcaaagtgaccacgccccaatcatacagaactttatggattaaaatgtcttaaactaataaagttggagccagcctcaagtggtcagTCGAGGAACTGCAAGTTTTTCTTCTTCGGGGTGGGTTTTAAGTGAGCCCATCAGAGCTTACTGCTCGGACACAAGAGACAAGAGATTCTTTTTTCAAGACAATATGTttggtaaataacaacaaaaaaagggaCAATGTTACACTCCATATGTAAAACTGTGAATAGCTAATGTTTATAACTAAAGTATAATAAGCAAATAAGTACTGGAAAATGATAACGAAACCATAAGTTAGAGACTACGCTAGTTTCTCACGTGCAACTGACCATGTTGCCAGGTGACAGGGGATAGAGGCTGATGAGTCAACACCAAAATGCTGTGTTGGCCAGGCCATCTAATCTCAAACCAGCTTGTTCCGGCCTCCTCTCTTTCTGAAGGCCAGATCTTCGTAGGATGTAGTCttagaaggatgcagcccctgaaaTGGGAAAGATCTATGGAAGTCTATGACATAGtatgtcacagaaatctaaaAGGAGCCATTTTCCAAATTTTGCATACAGATTCGTCATTTCAACAAGTAGGCTTATGTCTTATAATTTCACCCAATCAAGGGACAAGTTAACTTTTCACACCATTAGTTAAATTAGCAATCAAGCCTCTGAGAGCTTTATGCAACTGTTATATTACAGAAATCAGCTTTTTCCAAAATTCCTCAAAAGGAAATAATTGTGTATCAATGGGGCCCCGCAGTAGAGCTCCAAACAAACTCAAACTGGGTTTTCATGAACCTTAACTTGGCATggtgttgttattattaatgtttttgccTTTTATGCTTGTTTACAACATATATTGCCCGTGACTATTTTCTATTGCGACTGTTTACCATGCACGGCATCCATGCTAAACAAACTGCCTGTAACTACCCTGAAAAATGAATGCATTTTTCCTGAGCTGGCCATAATTCTTCACACGTCAGCATTATACTGCTGACGAGCCGACGATTACAAAGGAGCCTGCAAAGTGTTATTTCACTGTGATTTTGTAAATCCTGTAACAGCTCCCCATTCACTCTCATTCTtccttttaaaacattttttttcataaaagGATTTCttgaaatgacacaatcgacaaagATAAGTCGAGCACTCTGAGAATTTTCTCAATGCTTTGAtatgacaagaagaagaagaaaaacctcTTGTACTTTAAAGCTGCTGTTGTGATCCAGGGATTCCTGGACTCTGGATGAAACAACATAGGTTTGGGTCTTAACGAAATCTTAATTTATTGTTTTGCGTTTGTTTTCAGACAGAATGAAAAATATAGGCTTTTTCTCAAAGCATGCAGAAACAACAACTGCAATAACCATCATAAATTAAGATTACGggcacaaagtcactgtcaagtcattctaaagtcatcAATCTGAAAGTCCCAAGTCAAATctgaagtcagcttgcaaacaattggtggtcattatgagttgagacttgctgattcatgacttgagagtgacttgatggtgaccccTCTGATTAGGGGTATACACAAAGTGTATTCAAGGGTCATGTGACATTCTGTGgaaataattacctccgccaaggaagttatgttttcggtcgcgtttgtttgtttgtctgtctgtttgtcagcaggataactcaaaaggttttgaacggattttgatgaaattttgtagagtggttggaaatgacaaaaggaacaagtgattaaattttagtggtgatccagatcaggatccggatcctgatgctaacgcgttagcaagtctatggcattttcaatgttaaaagttagcattaagcagttgcagctgtcatcacgtttgggtgcatttgttttcaaattgtaatatttcttaaatttatttttgtttatatattaataatctaatgattattatatacaattttagagaaagagacaaaaagaaatagatcactatgccaaggagggaatctctttagggtcagtgacccaatggccttgtttagagaagtgtttcataaatgttaaaaaattcatatatttgcagtttagttgaataatgaattgaattttgtctcatttgttttttgtctatcaatcagtcaatcaactttttttttatatagcaccaaatcacaacaaacagttgccccaaggcactttatattgtaaggcaaggccatacaataattatgaaaaaccccaacggtcaaaacgaccccctgtgagcaagcacttggctacagtgggaaggaaaaactcccttttaacaggaagaaacctccagcagaaccaggctcagggaggggcagtcttctgctgagactggttggggctgagggaaagaaccaggaaaaagacatgctgtggaagggggcagagatcgatcactaatgattaaatgcggagtgatgcatacagagcaaaaagagaaagaaacagtgcatcatgggaacccccccacagtctacgtctaaagcagcataaccaagggatagtccagggtcacctgatccagccttaactataagccttagcgaaaaggaaagttttaagcctaatcttaaaagtagagagggtatctgtctccctgatctgaattgggagctggttccacaggagaggagcctgaaagctgaaggctctgcctcccattctactcttacaaaccctaggaaccacaagtaagcccgcagtctgagagcgaagcgctctaatggggtaatatggtactacgaggtccctaagataagatgggacctgattattcaaaaccttataagtaagaagaagaattttaaattctattctagaattaacaggaagccaatgaagagaggccaacacgggtgagatatgctctctccttctagtccccgtcagtactctagctgcagcattttgaattaactgaaggctttttagggaacctttaggacaacctgataataatgaattacaatagtccagcctagaggaaataaatgcatgaattagtttttcagcatcactctgagacaagacctttctgattttagagatattgcgtaaatgcaaaaaggcagtcctacatatttgtttaatatgcgctttgaatgacatatcctgatcaaaaatgactccaagatttcgcacagtattactagaggtcagggaaatgccatccagagtaaagatctggttagagaccaggtctataagcacatgcaatatcaatatcagtgctcagatgacagtagcttctgggaaaggtgcaagttgcaataaactgtgatgccaagtgctaaggatacatgctatccagtcacagcagatgaaaatttttttaactactgagcaaacatcattgttagactttttttaggttcaatgattccacggcgtgtatgttatggcgtcagtgaccccatggccttggaggaggtttgcactctctgagtgcttctagttaaatgTTAATTTGAGGTATACATGCAGATATATgactgtaagtaagtcccttcggctgctcccttgtttgcacttgccacagcaaatccaaggtggatctgcatgttgaattggcacaggttttatgctggatgcccttcctgccacaactccacattacatggagaaatgtggcaggggtgggatttgaacctggaaccttctgcagtgaaaccaagcgcattaaccacttggccaatatGACTGTAAATCCAAAAAATACCTTCTCCGACTACAACCCTTTATAAACTCTAAAACAGTGTGTCTTAAGTTAGGTATGAAACTGATGTGATCATCTGTAGGCTGGCTCCATCCAAACCCATTCAGATTCTACCCACACAGCTAACTGTCTACATGCTGTTTTTGCTTCTTGTGTTCTGCTTCTTGTTGCTTGTCCATGCTCATTTAGGGTGCACATTTAAGGCTTTTGATCAGAGAACGTTGTGCACTGATTTACGTGTCTGTTTTTTGACTGTACAGACTCATTTTGTTTGCCACTTTCAGTGCTCATCATTCAttctttgatttgatttgatttcttttcATTAGATTTATATGACTCATAGCACAACCCGCTATTTGATGGACAGCTATGGATCCAGTTACTTAAGGTAATACGTTGGACCCCCTTTCAGTACTGTGTTGTCTTCTGTCTGCTTCCAAATCTTAATCCCAATTCAGTCCTATTTTTCCACTGAATTCCTGAAATCCAGCCTCAGCTTCTCCTCATCTTTCCAGTAAACATTTCAAATAACTTCACTAACTCCTTCTCAGTGGCTGTATGCTCTTGTCTGTTTTTGGCCTTTGGCATTTGCAAGAATGTAGGCCAGAATATAATTATGACAGAGATCATCTCcaaactacgagggctgtccgtaaagtataggtcctttttatttttttcaaaaactatatggatttcattcatatgtttttacgtcagacatgcttgcaccctcgtgcgcatgcgtgagtttttccatgcctgtcggtgacgtcattcgcctgtgagcactccttgtgggaggagtcgtccagcccctcgtcagaattcctttgtctgagaagttgctgagagactggcgctttgtttgatcaaaattttttctaaacctgtgagacacatcgaagtggacatggttcgaaaaattaagctggttttcagtgaaaattttaacagctgatgagagattttgaggtgattctgtcgctttaaggacttttcacggtgcgagacgtcgcgctgtgctctcaggcagcgtcatcagcctgtttcaagctgaaaacctccacatttcaggctctattgatccaggacgtcgtgagagaacagagaagtttcagaagaagtcggtttcagcattttatctggatattccactgttaaaggagatttttttaatgaaagacgtgcggacgggtccgcgcgtcgggacgcagccgacgcggcgcggcggcacaggaaaaacacctccgtgttgataaccatttgtaaaatccagttgacttttgatggctttcagtggagtgagtatatgagaaattgtttatcagctggagatgttccaacgtgtcctcaaggcttccaacagaggtgtttttcctgtggcggagcatcgcggcggctgcgagccgacgctgcaatccgcccgcacgtctttcattaaaaaaatctcctttaacagtggaatatccggataaaatgctgaaaccgacttcttctgaaacttctctgttctctcacgacgtcctggatcaatagagcctgaaatgtggaggttttaagcttgaaacaggctgatgacggcggctgagagcgcagcgcgacgtctcgcaccgtgaaaagtccttaaagcgacagtatcacctcaaaatctctcatcagctgttaaaattttcactgaagaccagcttaatttttcgaaccatgtccacttcgatgtgtctcacaggtttagaaaaaattttgatcaaacaaagcgccagtctctcagcaacttctcagacaaaggaattccgacgaggggctggacgactcctcccacaaggagtgttcacaggcgaatgacgtcaccgacaggcatggaaaaactcacgcatgcgcacgagggttcaagcatgtctgacgtaaaaacatatgaatgaaatccatatagtttttgaaaaaaataaaaaggacctatactttacggacagacctcgtacacatgaATATGAGCAGATTGTAGAAGAATAATCTATGAATCCTCTGGATCTATTCCACACATGCTAATCATCCGTGTCATTCTTTTGGCTGCCAGGTGGAGAAGAACGAGGAGGCGGACCAGAAGATTGAGCAGGATGGTACCACCAATAAACCTGAAGACAAGGCCCACAAGGCTGCCACTAAAATACAGGCTAGCTTCCGCGGACACATAACTCGAAAAAAGATGAAAGACGGTGAGGAAGAGAAGGAGGGAGACAGCCCCTCTGTTCCAGAGGAGGCAACAGAAGGGGGAGAGGAGGCTCCTGCAAAGGAGGAGGCTGCTGTGGCAGAGGAGGCCAAGAAAGAAGAGGTTACGAGCCAAGCCAAAAGTCCAGTGACGGACAAGCCGGCTAACTCTCCGGCCGCCGCTGCGTCTCCTGTAGCGGATCCCTCTGAACCCCAGAAAGAGGATCCAAAGGCAGAAGAGAAAGCCAAGGAGAAGCccaaagaggtggaggcagccAAAAGTCCTACCACAGCTgcagaggagaagaaggaggaggagaagagcgAAGATAAGAAGGAGGAGGCCAGACAAGCCGACGTGCCTGCAGATGTCAGCCTGACAGCTGAGAAGGAGGAGCATAACCAAACAAAAGATAAACAAGGTACACGGATCGTCATAGGGCTTTTACCTGATTGACACCCAGAAGACTTACAGTCATTTATccaccacacgcacacacacacgcacgcacacacacacacacacacacacacacacacacacacacacacacacacacacacacacacacacacacacacacacacacacacacacacacacacacacacacacaaggcataAGAGCATTGGAAACGCCCTCTTTTTCTTGGGACAGCCGCTCTTTTTAGTGGTCTGTTGGTAGAAATGGCATTTTTAGCtgtgaattaaaaacagaaaaaaaggagcTGACTGTGAAACATCTTGTGTTGCATTTTGTCCACAAGAGGGGGCTGGTTACTTACTATAGCAGCTTCGTATCACTCTTCTTCTACTACTGACCACTTGCTCACAAAACGTCACATAAAACTAGCaaatgaccacttatggggacggcCGCTTccattgcgcaatatatacacagcatatctTCACACAGGAAAACGGTGTAtttttttcagctgcaatcactgaagcaatcgtgaaaagtgcagtttttttcggtTCTCAGTGGAGAAGGGAGGACAAGGCAACtgggagaggttgtgttggtaagtgttaacctacacagctaaagctgggcttacactgtgcaagttttggccccttTTGAACCAATTTTTCACTTGCCCAGCAGATTTCTGcgatctgcacagctctacttgttggagcagcccaggtctcgaagcaaacagtggggtgatcatgctttcacagtagcaggtcctaaactttggaacttgctgccccttgacttgcgtgccatctcggatctgcccctttttaaaacaaaactcaaaacgtatttgtttagatgtgcttttgatacttagtctttttagacttgggaataaaatgaatctgtgttcctctttttaactatattttaaatgtgatttttatatgtacagtgctttggtcaacttaggttgttgtaaggcgcttaacaaataaaatttgattgattgattgataataaaccagctgactgtaattacttcaactcttcaggcaggtggatgagctcattattgagatcacctgttttaggtgcacaggtagaagcaacacgagagggtttttactttctaaagctggagttttacacctctggtgcaaagtttcagcttaatcgtgcgtcctgcattatacatggagtaactagctgtgtttaacatctcacaaacACCTCCTGATCGGCAGTCATAtgttcggatgaaaatcaaacctgtttgatattctggctgGCCCTCGTGAGGGTATCGCActattgaagcagcgctacaagcgcctCCAAGCCGATTTACCCCAACTTCTCACAatgcgcatgtgcaaacaccg
The sequence above is drawn from the Thalassophryne amazonica chromosome 4, fThaAma1.1, whole genome shotgun sequence genome and encodes:
- the gap43 gene encoding neuromodulin isoform X1 is translated as MLCCIRRTKPVEKNEEADQKIEQDGTTNKPEDKAHKAATKIQASFRGHITRKKMKDGEEEKEGDSPSVPEEATEGGEEAPAKEEAAVAEEAKKEEVTSQAKSPVTDKPANSPAAAASPVADPSEPQKEDPKAEEKAKEKPKEVEAAKSPTTAAEEKKEEEKSEDKKEEARQADVPADVSLTAEKEEHNQTKDKQDAAEESKAEVVALEDAAAEAADSKDD
- the gap43 gene encoding neuromodulin isoform X2; this translates as MWVEKNEEADQKIEQDGTTNKPEDKAHKAATKIQASFRGHITRKKMKDGEEEKEGDSPSVPEEATEGGEEAPAKEEAAVAEEAKKEEVTSQAKSPVTDKPANSPAAAASPVADPSEPQKEDPKAEEKAKEKPKEVEAAKSPTTAAEEKKEEEKSEDKKEEARQADVPADVSLTAEKEEHNQTKDKQDAAEESKAEVVALEDAAAEAADSKDD